The genomic region GAGCTCGTGGTGCGCGAAGGCACGCCCGCCCAGGAAATCCTCAAGCTGGTGTCCGAGGACGCAGCGATCCATGTTCTGGTGCTCGCCGCCGGCAGCGGCAAGGATGGGCCGGGTCCGCTGGTATCGTCGTTCTCCGGCCAGCTCGCGGGCACCACGCCGATCCCCGTCACCATCGTGCCCGGCCACCTGGACCTGGGCCAGGTCGACCGCATCGCGTGACACGGCTCGCTTGAAAAGCCGGTCCATGTGGCGCATATGACGGACAAATCCATCCCACGAGGAGCGGAACAAATGTTCATCGAAACCGAGCGCACCCCCAATCCGGCGACCCTGAAATTTCTGCCGGGCCGGGAGATCATGGGCGAATCCACGGCGCATTTCCCCAATCTGGAAGCCGCCGCCAAGTCTCCGCTCGCCCAGCGGCTGTTCGGGATCGACGGCGTGGCCGCCGTGTTCCTCGGCAGCGACTTCATCACCATCACCACGGACGGCACCGACTGGCAGGACCTGAAGCCGGCAGTTCTCGGCGCCATCATGGAGCACCTGACGGCCGGCTTGCCGGTGGTCGAAGCCGATTCGGCGCCCGCCGAGGTTTCCGACGAGGACGACGACGACGTGGTCCGGCAGATCAAGGATCTGCTCGACACCCGCGTGCGTCCGGCCGTTGCCCAGGACGGCGGCGATATCGTCTACCAGGGTTTC from Emcibacter sp. SYSU 3D8 harbors:
- a CDS encoding NifU family protein, translated to MFIETERTPNPATLKFLPGREIMGESTAHFPNLEAAAKSPLAQRLFGIDGVAAVFLGSDFITITTDGTDWQDLKPAVLGAIMEHLTAGLPVVEADSAPAEVSDEDDDDVVRQIKDLLDTRVRPAVAQDGGDIVYQGFEEGIVYLHMQGSCAGCPSSTATLKHGIENLLRHFVPEVSEVRQV